The Dehalococcoides mccartyi CG5 genome contains the following window.
GAAGAAGGGTACGCCTGCTTCTCCGGCAATAGCCTTGGCCAGCAGGGTTTTACCTGTACCGGGAGGTCCTATCAGCAAAATACCCTTGGGAATGCGGGCACCCAGTGCCTGAAACTTCTCACGGGATTTCAGGAATTCAACAACTTCGCCTACTTCCTGTTTGGCTTCATCTACCCCGGCCACATTGGCAAAGGTGATGGTGGGCTTGTCCATATTGAAGAGTTTGGCCTTGGACCGGCCGAATGAAACAGCCTGATTGTTGGCGCCCCTTGCCTGGGTGAAGATGAAGATAAGCAGACCGCCGAATATCAGGAAGGGCAGATAGGTAAGAATCATAGTGCCCCAGTCCAGCCCGCCCGCCGGCTGGATATTTACCTTGACATCAGTCAGGTCCAGACCTTCAATGTCGTAAATACTGGCAATGTATTCCTTTACGGTGGACAGTTTTGTGCCGTCAGTGGTAGTTACCTCTATGGTTTCGCTGTCAACTGTAATTTCGGCAATCTTGTGTTCCTGAGACAGGGTTATTATCTGGCTCAGAGGCACTTCCTCCGGTTTCTGGGCATTCGGCACCAGAAACGAAAAGATTGCTATGATAGCCACCAGCATCACGACATAAATAATGGTGCTGCGTTTCCAATTTGAATTCATTTGGTACCTCAAAATTTCATGTAATAAGGGACATATTAAGTAAATTATAGCATATAAGGATTTTGGCGTCTTTAGGCCAGAGAGAAGTAGGTCTCTTTCAGGAGCAGGGCATCTTCTTCTATATTAGGGCTTTCACATATTACCAGCCCTGCACAGCCCCTGTCTCTCAGAGCCAGCAGCAATTCTTTGTAATTGAAATCTGAATCAGCCAGATTCAGGTGCTGTTTTTCCCCTCTGGGAGAGTAGTCTATGCCCGAAACGTGTATATGCATATTTAGAACTGCGTTTTCACCCAGATAGTCAACCATGGTACTTAACATAAAGCTGAACTCTGAATAGGAGTTGTATTTACCGGTACGGGCATGATAGTGGGAAAAATCTATAGTCGGCAATAGGCCGGGTATTTCACTGCACAGTGCCATAGTCTCTTTCAGGTCTCCGAACTGGGTCACCTTACCGCTTACCTCGGGTCGAAGGGTTATATCAAAGCCTTCTTCCTGAAGACGGCTGGCAACAGGGCGGATATTATCCCGTATGGATTCGTAGGCAGCAGAAGGCGAGTCTGTCAGGTAAAAACCGGGGTGAAATACCAGTGACCCTGCCCCGCAGAGGTGAGCCATTTTGGCAGACTGGTAAAGCAGGTGCTGGCTCATTTTGACTTTATTTTCTTCAACTGCATTAAAGTTCAGATAGTACGGGGCATGGGCAGACAGTTTTATACGCAGAAGATCCGAAAGGATTCTGACCGGGTTGGTATCCGGGGCTTTCATATATACCCCGCGGACAAATTCTATTTCCATGCCGTCCAGCCCCAGTTCCGCCACCCTGTGAATTCCATTCTGGGTGGTGTGTTTGGGGGTGGAGTAGGGAATGCCGGCGGTGCCGAAAAGTAAACCTGCCATAGAGGTTAAGTATATCAGATATGTCCGGTATTTAAAAAACCGCAGGCCTGTTTTGCCCGTATTACAGACCTCAAAGGGTTGTATGCTATACTTAAAACAGATTTTTGGGGAGGATACACTTGGAATCAATAGATATTGCCCGGCAGATGGTAAGCATGGCCAGTGAGAAACAGGCTGAAGATATAGTCCTTCTGGACGTCAGGGAACTGGTTAGTTACTGTGATTATTTTGTGCTGATGAGCGGTGCTTCAGGCCGCCAGCTTTCGGCTATTGCAGATGTAGTTGAAAAGACCTTGAAACCCCTTAAAATAGGCCCGCGCCACCGTGAAGGTGACGCGGATTCAGGCTGGATACTTCTTGATTTCGGCGGAGTGATTGCCCATATATTCACTCCCGAAATACGCAGTTACTACAAGCTGGACCGTCTCTGGGAGAATGCCCCCAAACTGGTTGCTATACAGTAACTAACGGCGGTCGTAGTTTACCAGTTCGCTTTCGCTGAAAAACAGGCTTATTTCATGTTTGGCATTTTCAGCTGAGTCTGAGCCGTGAACAGTATTCTGCTCTATGTTTATACCCAAATCTCCCCTTACAGTACCCTTTTCAGACTTGGCAGGGTCAGTAGCACCCATAGCTTTGCGCATTTTTTCAACGGCATTTTCGCCCTCAAAAACAGCGGCTGTAATAGGGCCGGAGGTGATGTAAGTGACTAAATCCTTGAAGAAGGGGCGTGCCCGATGGGGGGCATAGTGTTTGTCAGCCAGAACAGCATCCATCTGGAGCATCCGCAGTCCGATTAGTTTTAATCCCAGTTTTTCCATTCTGCCCAGAATTTCACCGGACAGACCGCGGTTAACGCCGTCAGGCTTAACCAGTAAAAGTGTTCTTTCCATATTTCTCCTTTATTTAGCGCCGGGTGAACCTATAAAACCGGCTATATCTTCTACACCAATTTTGCCGAGGGTGTCAACTATCAAATCGGCCTCTTTTAGGGTCTCTGGTTGCTGGCTGTTGGTAACAGCCAGGCACTTCATGCCGGCTTTTTTAGCCGCTTCCACCCCGCCGGGTGCGTCTTCTATAACCAGACACTCCTCCGGTCTGGCACACAGTCTGGCGGCCGAAAGCAAAAATACCTGCGGATTTGGCTTGCCCTTGGTAACATCCTTTTCGCTGATTGTGGCCAGAAAGTAGTCACCTATACCCAGCTTGGTCATAACCAGCTTGATATTAGCCAGCGGTGCCGAAGACGCAATCGCCATCCGGTAGCCGGCCGCTTTCAGGGATTTTAGCAAATCCATTACGCCGGGAAATATTTTTATATCCTGTCCGGCATATTCACGGAACAGGTGTTCCTTGCGGTCAGCCAGAGTGTGGATAATATCCGCCTCTGACTTTTCCCCCAGTACAGAGTAAATTATCATATCATTTCGCAAACCGAAGGTGCGGTAAAAATCTGCTTCGGAAAAAGTGTAACCCATTTCAGTAAAAGTAGTCTGCCATGCCCTGAAATGGAGAGGGGCGGAATCTGCAATCACTCCGTCCATATCCCAGATAACCGCTTTGTTTTGGGAAAGCGGCAGTCCAGTGGGGTGTTTTCGGGGGGATATCTGGGGGCGGCGCAGATAAAGCGGCTGCAGACCGGCAGAATTATCTGTAAGGCCGTCTTCAATCCTCTTTTTAGCCAGCCTTGCCAGCGATACTGCCCTTGAGGGGCGTATATCTGCCGGGGCAAATACTGTTTTTTTGTCCCCAAGCAGGGTTTTGAGTTCGGTCTGGACGGTTTGGCTTATCGGCCCGCAGATAACACAAGGTTCGGTTATTTT
Protein-coding sequences here:
- the rsfS gene encoding ribosome silencing factor; the encoded protein is MESIDIARQMVSMASEKQAEDIVLLDVRELVSYCDYFVLMSGASGRQLSAIADVVEKTLKPLKIGPRHREGDADSGWILLDFGGVIAHIFTPEIRSYYKLDRLWENAPKLVAIQ
- a CDS encoding TIM barrel protein; the protein is MAGLLFGTAGIPYSTPKHTTQNGIHRVAELGLDGMEIEFVRGVYMKAPDTNPVRILSDLLRIKLSAHAPYYLNFNAVEENKVKMSQHLLYQSAKMAHLCGAGSLVFHPGFYLTDSPSAAYESIRDNIRPVASRLQEEGFDITLRPEVSGKVTQFGDLKETMALCSEIPGLLPTIDFSHYHARTGKYNSYSEFSFMLSTMVDYLGENAVLNMHIHVSGIDYSPRGEKQHLNLADSDFNYKELLLALRDRGCAGLVICESPNIEEDALLLKETYFSLA
- the ndk gene encoding nucleoside-diphosphate kinase, whose product is MERTLLLVKPDGVNRGLSGEILGRMEKLGLKLIGLRMLQMDAVLADKHYAPHRARPFFKDLVTYITSGPITAAVFEGENAVEKMRKAMGATDPAKSEKGTVRGDLGINIEQNTVHGSDSAENAKHEISLFFSESELVNYDRR
- a CDS encoding bifunctional tRNA (adenosine(37)-N6)-threonylcarbamoyltransferase complex dimerization subunit type 1 TsaB/HAD family hydrolase, giving the protein MPVLIAIDTATPDTGLAILRDNEIVAQYNWLSHQNQTVELLPRLDWLLESAGLSLKDATAIAVSIGPGSFNGLRIGLSTAKSLAYTLDIPLCGIGTLELAAYPYLASGLTVWALLPSGQQEYAAGAYTKNGADLKEEIKPHITNLADLAAKITEPCVICGPISQTVQTELKTLLGDKKTVFAPADIRPSRAVSLARLAKKRIEDGLTDNSAGLQPLYLRRPQISPRKHPTGLPLSQNKAVIWDMDGVIADSAPLHFRAWQTTFTEMGYTFSEADFYRTFGLRNDMIIYSVLGEKSEADIIHTLADRKEHLFREYAGQDIKIFPGVMDLLKSLKAAGYRMAIASSAPLANIKLVMTKLGIGDYFLATISEKDVTKGKPNPQVFLLSAARLCARPEECLVIEDAPGGVEAAKKAGMKCLAVTNSQQPETLKEADLIVDTLGKIGVEDIAGFIGSPGAK